TGTTCCACGATTACGGCATAACCATTTGCCCTCAGCTGTTCCTCTACACTGCCCAAATCTGCCGCGTGCACCGGGACCGCCATACTACCCACAGCTCCGACCGTCATGGCCGCCGCCAATAATGAATATTTCTTCATGATACCTCCTATCGTTAAAATGTTACAAATAAATGATTTAATAATTACATTTATGTTACAAACAGGATGATATCATAGATAAAACAAAATAACTACAAGTAATTATTGGCAATGAATATCCTACTCATCGATCATCTTCCGGAACTGCAGGTAAGATGCCAGAAAATATATGGTATGGATCATCAGAAATGCTGCAAGCACTATAAGATAAACTTTTACAATCCAGACAACCGATATTCCAGTTGCATAGACCGCCCCTGTTCCCACAATCGCATAGAAAGAAATAAGCGCGGGAAGGATTGCCGGCATCATAAAAAACAGCAGAGCCTGAATAAATACCATTTTTTCTTTCTTATCCGTATCCAAACCCAGCTGTTCCATGGTACAGTACCTTCTTCTGTATTTGGCAATGTCACTGAGCTGTTGAACAGACAGAACAGTAGCAGCCGCAATAACCAATACAAAGGCAATATAAAATATTGGAAAAGAAAGCATAACATTTCCTTTTCTCTGATCAAGCACTGCGTATTCCTGGATATCAACCGACAGTTCTGTGGATGAGACCGAGGAAAAGGAGAGATCTTCTGAAAATACCACGCCCATTTCATCCGAAAGAATTTTTTTGAGATCATCACTAAACCGGTCGTCGATTTCGCTGACACATTTGAAACAGTCCTCAGGCTCCAGCAGACAGGCTGCCTCGTCAGGCAGGACGATCAGATACGTCATGCCGTTAAACCAGTACTGTGAGAAATCCTCATCATATACAGCCTTGCAGCTGTATGTTCGCGCCTCCAGTTCAACCGGTTCCTGCTGTCTGATAAAGTGTGTTTTAAAATCATCAGAGACGATATTCCGGCATTGGATCATAAGCTCGTCATCTTCCAGGTCTTCCGTTTCCAGACCCTTCATTTTCCGCAGCTCATTGTAATCACTAAGCTTCATCACATAATCTTTCTTATACAGCCGGTCCGAGTTCAGCTGACGATTTGTGATCACACGGTATAACTTCGTCTCTGTTGTCTCATAGAGCTGATATGACCAGATACCAGCTACTTTCTGTGTGTCCCGGATCGCCGCTTCCACCTGATCGATCACTTCTTTTTTCTCCGACTCCGCCTGAATGTCAAAGGAAATCGTATCCAGTACATTCCTCTCACTCATATCCTTCAGGAGCACTCCCTCAGACATACAGATGATGGCAAGGGTAAATAATATGGCTATCACAGAAAGCGTCGTGCTGGTGGTGTTGATCTTGGATGTCAGCATCCTTGCAAGAAACATCCGCTGTCCCTGATATTTCCACTCTTTGCTGTGAGTAAGCAGCCATGCAAAAAAAGCGCCTGCGCAGTGATAAAAGCTGAAGATTCCGAGTCCAAACGAAATCAGCGCAATGAGCACTGCTGTCATGGCATCCATCCTTTCAAGTCCAAACCCGAAATAAATGACAACTGCACCTGTCAGCAGACACAGCATGGAACAGAGAAACAGAATACGGTTTTTCCACGGTGCTTTTAAGATCGTTTCTTCATTCGTCTGATCCGCATAAAGCAGGCTGCGAATCTCTACTTTTTTCAGCTTTCTCCGGCTTCGAAACGCTGCAAATAACAATATGATCAGGTAGCATATAACCGTAAGCAGCAGTGCTCTGACAGAAAACGTAAGTCTGAAGCTGAAGTCCAGTTCAAAAATATGCATGATCAGTGACTGTATCAGCTGATACAGGATCCCTCCGGCAAAAACGCCTGCTGCCAGAGACATTGCACCAATGAAGAAATTCTCTTTCAGAAACATCCCTGACACCTGTCCGGTCTCCATGCCCATCAGGAAGTACATGCCGAATTCTCTGCTCCTCTTTTCCAGCATAAACCGCATCATATAATTGACAAGCCAGCCCACAATCAGTATCACAACCGCATCCAGAAGGTACAAAAGCACCATGAAAGTGCTGCTCATCCCACCAAAGATATCCAGATTTTCAGACGTCACGGTCGCATTGATAGTGTAGAGAATCGCCACGGAAATGATCATGGTAATGATGTAGATCATATAATCTCTGGCCTGCCTCTTTGCGTTCCTGAGAGATAAGGTTCGGATCATTTTATCTGTCATCAAATCCATCACCTCCCAGAACAGCCAGTACATCCAGAATCAACTGATAGAATTCTCTGCGCTCTTTTTTTCCTCTCCGGATCTCATTGTAGATCCTGCCGTCCTTCATGAAAAGAATCCGGCTGCAGTAGCTGGCAGACATGGGATCGTGTGTGACCATTAAAATGGTCGCACCCATATCATGATTCAGGCGCTCCATTAAGTTCAGCAGCTGTCTGGAAGAGTGTGAATCCAGTGCGCCGGTCGGTTCGTCGGCCAGAATCAGTTTGGGATTTGCAGCCATCGCACGCGCGCATGCCGCCCGCTGCTTCTGCCCCCCTGACACCTGATTCGGAAACTTCCCCAGAATATCAGTAATTCCAAGCTTTGATGCGATATCCTGCACCGTACAGTCCACCTCCTGCGGACTCCTGCCCTGCATTACCGGTCCCAGTGCTATGTTTTCCTCGATCGTCAGGGTGTCCAGAAGATTGAAGTCCTGGAACACAAACCCCAGGTTTTCCCTGCGGAACCGCGCAATTTCTTTCCTGCTGATATCCGAGACCTCTTTTTCTTCCAGATATACGTGTCCGGCACTCACCTTGTCTATTGTGGCAATACAGTTCAGAAGTGTCGTCTTTCCTGAACCGCTTGGTCCCATAACGCCGATAAAATCACCTTTCTGTACCTCGAAGCTTACATCTTCCAGTGCTCTTGTAACGTTATTCTTATTGCCGTAGATCTTTACAATATCTTCTACTTTTAACAAACTGCCCATAATAACTGTCCTCCTTATCGCTGGCTATATTCTATCATGGGCCTTAACCGGAAGGTATGCAGGTAACTTATAGGAACCTTAAGATTTCTTAAGATTGGCAGTTTTCACATATGAAATCAAGAAACACCCTGGTCCAATTTCCGGGTGAGGAGGTGATGCGTATTCCTATGCCGAGATGCCCGCAGAGTTTTTTACAGATATACAGTCCCATGCCCGTCGACTTTTTATAATTCCGTCCGTTCGTTCCGGTAAAACCTTTATCAAATACCCGTTCAATCTCCTCCTGCGGGATACCGGCTCCATTGTCTTCCACCACCATCGAAAGTACCGCATCACTGCCATCCAGACCTCTTTCCGTGTATATTTTCACCTGCGGGTGCCCGGCTCTGCAGTACTGATAGCAGTTCCACAGAATCTGACTCAGGATAAACCCAACCCATTTTTCATCCGTATATACCGTCTGATCTGAAATATCGACGGAAACCATAATTCCCGCTCTGATCCATGCTGTCCGGCACTGTGCCAGACAATTTTTAACGATTGCTGCAAGATGTGTCTCACGGATCAGGTAATCCTTCTCCACTCCGTCCATGCGCGCGTAATAGAGTACCATCTCGACACCATTGTTCATCTTTTCAAATTCTGTAAGTATCTTTCTGGACATCTCTTCTTTGTGGTTTTCACAGGTGAGGCGTACTGCCGTGAGCGGAACCTTCAGTTCATGCACCCACTGCTCAATGTACTCTCTGTATTCCCTCTTTTCTCTTTGTACCTGTTCTACCTTCTCCAGCATGGATTTTGATACCACCTGCATGATATCATAATACTGGCGTTCTTCTTCCGTATAGGGGCATTTTAGAATCTCGGGAAAGAGATACTTTTCCTGAATCCCATTTAAAACTTCCCACAACTCGCTGTAACGCCTCTTTCTGGTGAGACACCGGGTGACAAGGCAGAACACGGAGATACTCCCCCATACGATAAGGATCAGCAATATGGAGCCAAAAGGAACGGATATTACCATCAGATACAGTGTTAAAAAAAACATACCTGCCATATTTAACAGTATCATGGGAGTATGGTCTCTTAGATAGCGGAAGATATTCATATCTGATAACCCATCCCTCTCCTGGTCTCGATCATCTGTCCGGCTCCGATATCTTTCAGCTTATTGCGCACCCTTGTAACATGGACGCTCAGTGTATTGTCATCAATATAGAGCTCATTCTCCCACAGATATTCGATCAGATCAACCCGCGGTACAATGTCACCCGGGTGCGAAAACAAATAATACAGAATTTTCAGTTCATTCCTGGTCAGCGTTGTTTCCTTTCCAGCATAACTGATTTTACCGGAAAGCAATTCCAGTGTGACATCCCTGTATACGATCCTGGACTGCTCAGGTTCCTCGTTATGATATACTCTTGCCAGCAGATTTTTAATTCTTGTCATAAGAATGGGAACGTGATACGGCTTGACGATATAATCATCTCCACCGGTCATCAGACTCTTCAGCTCATCCATTGCCGTATTTCTGGCAGTTACAAAGATGATTGGTACTTTAGAAAACTTTCGTATTTCGCGGCAGATTTCATATCCATCCATGAAAGGCAGCTGGATATCCAGGAGGATCAGGTCAGGCTTGCCGGTGTGCACCTGTGCCGGCACATGCTCCAGATCCTCAGGTAAAGTCACTTCATATCCGGCTGCCAGCAAGACCATCTCCAGTTCCTCGCGGATTTCCTGTTCATCCTCGATGATCATGATACTTCTTTTCATCTGTTCATCCTCTTAATTAAACAAATTTAGTAATTCATCCGTTACTTATGGTACGGTTCCCCATTGATGATCCGGTAGCTCCTGTATATCTGTTCCAGCAGTATCACGCGCATCAGCTGATGCGGAAACGTCATACGGGAAAAGCTGAGTTTATAATCGGCGCGGCGCAGGACTTCACTGCCTAACCCCAGTGAGCCGCCGATGACAAAAACGATATGGCTGATTCCTCCGACACCCAGCTGTTCGATCCTGCCCGCCAACTGTACAGAGTCCGGCATCTCGCCCTCGATTGCCAGTGCAATCACATAATCGGTATCCCGGATATGTTTTAAGAGTCTCATTCCCTCCATGTTCTTGATCTGTTCTTCCAGTTTTTCACCCGCCTTATCCGGGGTCTTCTCATCAGGCACTTCCTTTATCTCCAGTTTTACATATTTTCCAAGTCTTTTTACAAATTCGGCAATCGCCTGGATATAGAATTTTTCTTTCACTTTTCCTACGGTGAGACATGTAATCTTCATAATAAAACTCCAATAAAAGATAATGGAATGTCACATCAAAACGGTGCAACATTCCATTATTCACACTACTGTTCTTCTTTGCATCTGCTGCAGAAAGACCCTTCCGTCAGCTGAGAAATCGCTTCCATTTTCTGATTTACCATCTCCCACATACAGTAGGGCAGGTGATCCTGATGACCGCGGT
The Ruminococcus gauvreauii genome window above contains:
- a CDS encoding ABC transporter permease, which translates into the protein MTDKMIRTLSLRNAKRQARDYMIYIITMIISVAILYTINATVTSENLDIFGGMSSTFMVLLYLLDAVVILIVGWLVNYMMRFMLEKRSREFGMYFLMGMETGQVSGMFLKENFFIGAMSLAAGVFAGGILYQLIQSLIMHIFELDFSFRLTFSVRALLLTVICYLIILLFAAFRSRRKLKKVEIRSLLYADQTNEETILKAPWKNRILFLCSMLCLLTGAVVIYFGFGLERMDAMTAVLIALISFGLGIFSFYHCAGAFFAWLLTHSKEWKYQGQRMFLARMLTSKINTTSTTLSVIAILFTLAIICMSEGVLLKDMSERNVLDTISFDIQAESEKKEVIDQVEAAIRDTQKVAGIWSYQLYETTETKLYRVITNRQLNSDRLYKKDYVMKLSDYNELRKMKGLETEDLEDDELMIQCRNIVSDDFKTHFIRQQEPVELEARTYSCKAVYDEDFSQYWFNGMTYLIVLPDEAACLLEPEDCFKCVSEIDDRFSDDLKKILSDEMGVVFSEDLSFSSVSSTELSVDIQEYAVLDQRKGNVMLSFPIFYIAFVLVIAAATVLSVQQLSDIAKYRRRYCTMEQLGLDTDKKEKMVFIQALLFFMMPAILPALISFYAIVGTGAVYATGISVVWIVKVYLIVLAAFLMIHTIYFLASYLQFRKMIDE
- a CDS encoding ABC transporter ATP-binding protein; its protein translation is MGSLLKVEDIVKIYGNKNNVTRALEDVSFEVQKGDFIGVMGPSGSGKTTLLNCIATIDKVSAGHVYLEEKEVSDISRKEIARFRRENLGFVFQDFNLLDTLTIEENIALGPVMQGRSPQEVDCTVQDIASKLGITDILGKFPNQVSGGQKQRAACARAMAANPKLILADEPTGALDSHSSRQLLNLMERLNHDMGATILMVTHDPMSASYCSRILFMKDGRIYNEIRRGKKERREFYQLILDVLAVLGGDGFDDR
- a CDS encoding sensor histidine kinase — encoded protein: MILLNMAGMFFLTLYLMVISVPFGSILLILIVWGSISVFCLVTRCLTRKRRYSELWEVLNGIQEKYLFPEILKCPYTEEERQYYDIMQVVSKSMLEKVEQVQREKREYREYIEQWVHELKVPLTAVRLTCENHKEEMSRKILTEFEKMNNGVEMVLYYARMDGVEKDYLIRETHLAAIVKNCLAQCRTAWIRAGIMVSVDISDQTVYTDEKWVGFILSQILWNCYQYCRAGHPQVKIYTERGLDGSDAVLSMVVEDNGAGIPQEEIERVFDKGFTGTNGRNYKKSTGMGLYICKKLCGHLGIGIRITSSPGNWTRVFLDFICENCQS
- a CDS encoding response regulator transcription factor, with the translated sequence MKRSIMIIEDEQEIREELEMVLLAAGYEVTLPEDLEHVPAQVHTGKPDLILLDIQLPFMDGYEICREIRKFSKVPIIFVTARNTAMDELKSLMTGGDDYIVKPYHVPILMTRIKNLLARVYHNEEPEQSRIVYRDVTLELLSGKISYAGKETTLTRNELKILYYLFSHPGDIVPRVDLIEYLWENELYIDDNTLSVHVTRVRNKLKDIGAGQMIETRRGMGYQI
- the rlmH gene encoding 23S rRNA (pseudouridine(1915)-N(3))-methyltransferase RlmH; protein product: MKITCLTVGKVKEKFYIQAIAEFVKRLGKYVKLEIKEVPDEKTPDKAGEKLEEQIKNMEGMRLLKHIRDTDYVIALAIEGEMPDSVQLAGRIEQLGVGGISHIVFVIGGSLGLGSEVLRRADYKLSFSRMTFPHQLMRVILLEQIYRSYRIINGEPYHK